One Gimesia aquarii DNA segment encodes these proteins:
- a CDS encoding PAS domain S-box protein, producing the protein MESNLSSTRGNIKQFRIDSTSKIKKPLTESYSQPADISSIKLIIESIPSGVVLCSEGMLFVNQRADDLLGGSEKHLAVFEENLKQLFELRTKLATTSKMSQHSEQAEISFQLSNGMQHLCEVTLPNNAEQELWLIDDITAQRQNERLLRLLSHATSGVTGDEFYKRLVKELADALKLKGVFLVQHLESSRQVEKCRTIAAYLNETLIPDFEYEVAGTPCESAVGHEPYVVHSGVAAKYPEDYFLVENQIESYFSIPMINKNGEIHGHLILLGDRPIYENLAEIPAIKNYTFRAATELSRERAEKRLKDSELRITMAARGSVMGFWDYDILTGQVKFDDHWYSMLGYEPQEFPATFEAWEKLVHADDLPPTLKLLEDYIQGKSTTYEAEIRMKKKDGDWKWIFTRGKISSYSPDKTPLQIIGTHIDIDDLKRSQQIRLENEARLRIIMDQIPAILWTTDCHNQYTSIVGAGLNQFGIQPNETVGQAIYGFHESHDASKNMIAMHDRTLKGESVRFEQRLQNTILDIHIEPLRNSNDEIIGCIGLAIDVTVRKNTVEQVNRQRILLQTIFHSVTDAMIVTDRSHNVVMCNESIQIYFRCKEADLLGKPIREIIASGEQYDDKYLRVSYPNSRVLKPFILEYQRADGSCFQGETIVTPLRRSDNQITGYIQVIRDITDRIQIEEEKDQLHAQMLHAQKLESLGVLAGGIAHDFNNLLLAILGNTNLALLDLNDDSPVIQNVQNIEIAAKHAAKICERLLAYSGRRTFASSTFNLNLIIQETVEILKTIVSPNAIIELNLSEEELLIHGDTGQIEQVVLNLLTNASEAIQNQSRAGEICIRTDIQELTQEELANYYFCENIHPGMYVYFEIQDNGIGMDEDCQSKMFDPFFTTKFTGRGLGLAGVSGIIRGHHGGLYVESALNSGSCFRVILPVADSSVEDIKSDSSVDSLVAPHVGSVLVIDDDKAVSNVVNNILKRFGFSVLVANSGSEGIEIFEQNRNLINVVLLDMTMPGLSGVETLNLLKNKGMTVPVILTSGLSETDVASQIEKSEFVHFLKKPYKPQKLVNVVSRALLRHQIQEDSSSNYY; encoded by the coding sequence ATGGAGTCCAATTTAAGTTCAACGCGAGGGAATATAAAGCAGTTCCGTATTGATTCTACGTCAAAGATAAAGAAACCGCTAACAGAATCTTATTCTCAGCCGGCAGACATTTCCTCTATTAAATTAATAATCGAAAGTATTCCGTCAGGTGTAGTTTTATGTTCCGAAGGAATGCTGTTTGTCAATCAACGGGCAGACGATCTTTTAGGTGGTTCTGAAAAGCATCTTGCTGTCTTTGAGGAAAACCTCAAGCAATTATTTGAATTGAGGACGAAACTTGCTACCACATCTAAGATGTCGCAGCATTCTGAACAAGCAGAAATCAGTTTTCAACTGAGTAATGGAATGCAGCATCTATGCGAGGTTACACTTCCGAATAATGCGGAACAAGAACTTTGGCTGATCGATGATATTACTGCACAAAGACAAAATGAACGCTTGCTGCGGTTACTTTCTCACGCGACCAGTGGTGTGACCGGAGATGAGTTTTACAAACGTTTGGTTAAGGAATTAGCCGATGCCCTCAAACTCAAAGGTGTCTTTTTAGTTCAACATCTAGAATCAAGTCGACAAGTGGAAAAGTGTCGGACGATTGCTGCCTATTTGAATGAGACATTGATTCCTGATTTCGAATATGAAGTGGCTGGGACGCCTTGTGAGAGTGCTGTCGGGCATGAGCCTTATGTCGTACATAGTGGTGTAGCCGCAAAGTATCCTGAAGATTATTTTCTAGTTGAAAATCAGATTGAATCATATTTCAGCATTCCCATGATCAATAAGAATGGGGAGATTCACGGTCATCTAATTCTACTTGGTGATCGACCGATTTATGAGAATCTGGCCGAGATTCCAGCTATCAAAAACTATACTTTTCGGGCAGCAACGGAATTAAGCCGGGAACGCGCTGAGAAGCGACTAAAAGATAGTGAACTTCGTATTACCATGGCTGCTCGTGGATCAGTTATGGGATTTTGGGATTATGACATCCTGACTGGTCAAGTTAAGTTCGATGATCATTGGTATTCCATGCTGGGATATGAACCACAGGAATTTCCAGCCACATTTGAAGCCTGGGAAAAATTGGTGCATGCCGATGATTTACCACCCACATTAAAACTGCTGGAGGATTATATTCAGGGAAAGTCAACTACATACGAAGCAGAAATTCGTATGAAGAAAAAGGATGGCGACTGGAAGTGGATTTTTACGAGAGGAAAAATTTCCTCTTATAGTCCTGATAAGACTCCATTGCAAATTATTGGTACACATATCGATATTGATGATCTCAAACGCTCTCAACAGATCCGGTTAGAAAATGAAGCGCGTTTAAGAATCATTATGGATCAAATTCCCGCCATTTTATGGACAACGGATTGTCATAACCAATATACCTCAATTGTAGGTGCTGGGCTCAATCAGTTTGGGATTCAGCCTAATGAAACTGTGGGACAGGCAATTTATGGTTTTCATGAGTCGCATGATGCTTCTAAAAATATGATCGCCATGCACGACAGGACGCTAAAAGGGGAGTCTGTCCGGTTTGAGCAGCGATTGCAAAATACGATTTTGGATATTCACATTGAACCCTTAAGAAATTCGAATGATGAAATTATCGGCTGCATTGGTTTGGCAATCGATGTAACCGTGCGAAAGAACACAGTAGAACAAGTAAATCGTCAACGGATTTTACTTCAGACGATTTTCCATTCTGTCACGGATGCGATGATTGTGACCGATCGCAGTCATAATGTCGTCATGTGTAATGAATCGATACAAATCTATTTTCGGTGTAAAGAGGCTGATCTCTTGGGAAAACCGATTCGGGAAATCATTGCCTCTGGTGAACAATATGATGATAAGTATTTAAGAGTTTCCTATCCGAACTCCCGTGTCTTGAAACCTTTCATTTTAGAGTATCAACGCGCTGATGGATCTTGTTTTCAGGGTGAGACTATTGTGACTCCTTTAAGACGGTCTGATAATCAAATCACCGGTTATATTCAGGTAATTCGGGACATAACCGACCGGATTCAGATCGAAGAAGAAAAAGATCAATTGCATGCGCAAATGTTACATGCGCAGAAACTGGAAAGCCTGGGGGTTCTGGCAGGTGGAATTGCACATGATTTCAACAATTTATTACTGGCAATTTTAGGAAATACTAATTTGGCGCTTCTGGATTTAAATGACGATTCCCCCGTTATCCAGAATGTTCAAAACATTGAAATTGCAGCTAAGCATGCTGCAAAAATCTGTGAGCGACTTTTAGCATATTCGGGTAGGCGCACTTTTGCCTCAAGTACCTTTAATCTCAATCTTATCATTCAGGAGACAGTTGAAATTTTAAAAACCATTGTCTCTCCCAATGCCATCATTGAGTTGAATCTTTCTGAAGAGGAATTATTGATTCATGGAGACACAGGTCAAATTGAACAAGTGGTTCTGAATTTATTGACCAATGCTTCTGAAGCAATTCAGAATCAAAGTAGGGCAGGTGAGATCTGTATTCGAACGGATATACAGGAACTAACTCAGGAAGAATTGGCAAACTATTATTTTTGTGAAAATATTCATCCTGGAATGTATGTCTATTTTGAAATTCAAGATAACGGAATTGGTATGGATGAAGATTGCCAGTCTAAAATGTTTGATCCTTTTTTTACCACAAAGTTCACTGGACGAGGTCTAGGGTTAGCAGGAGTCTCTGGAATCATTCGTGGGCATCATGGAGGGCTTTATGTTGAGTCAGCGCTCAATTCAGGGTCATGTTTTCGAGTAATTTTACCTGTCGCTGATAGCTCTGTTGAAGACATAAAATCTGATAGTAGTGTTGATTCTCTGGTGGCTCCTCATGTTGGTTCTGTTTTGGTGATCGATGATGATAAAGCAGTGTCAAATGTGGTCAACAATATTTTAAAGCGTTTTGGATTTTCTGTATTAGTTGCAAACTCAGGAAGTGAAGGAATTGAAATCTTTGAGCAAAATCGTAATTTGATCAATGTCGTATTACTGGATATGACCATGCCAGGATTGAGTGGAGTAGAGACACTCAATTTGCTGAAAAATAAAGGAATGACTGTTCCCGTGATTCTGACGAGTGGTTTAAGTGAAACCGATGTTGCCAGTCAAATTGAAAAGTCTGAATTTGTTCACTTTCTCAAGAAACCCTATAAACCACAAAAGCTGGTCAATGTTGTGAGTCGGGCATTGTTGAGACATCAGATACAGGAAGATTCATCGAGTAATTACTACTAG
- a CDS encoding FAD-dependent oxidoreductase: protein MRFTTQFLYVLVGLSLCLFSSNSLADSKPTEGVLVEAESFQQQGGWKLDTQFIHIMGSPYLLAHGLGQPVEDAKTTVQFPSTGKYRLFVRTKDWVAPWKAPGTPGRFQLLVDGKPISETFGTKSPTWFWHDGGTVEITKPEVELTLHDLTGFAGRCDAILFTKDLSYNPPNDMAPMDQWRKGMLGLPDQPEKTKPYDLVVVGGGYAGMGAAISAARMGCKVALIQNRPVLGGNGSSEVRVWAQGLVRRGKYPHIGEIIAEFADSATASPGTYEEFGDQTKEQIVKAEPNIDLFLNTHAYAVKKEGDKIRSVTAFNTKTAKRTEFLGTLFADCTGHAEIGFLAGADYYTHEKGHMGMSNMWTWKETKESRPFPNVEWALNLDMEDFPYPQRFHGQWFWESGFDKDPIKDLESMRDWNFRAVYGAWNAMKNKGGKDKHANAVLTWMAYIGGPRESRMLRGDVILRRKDIANKVAFPDGCVPSTWSIDLHYPKKQYMKKYPEDPFISKAVFDRSVDRKRGYPIPYRCFYSRNVPNLFMAGRCISVTHEALGTVRVMKTGGMMGEVVGKAAAVCIDQQCNPRAVYTDHYKELEKLLARKGIERRDTIEGSFYIRKDSKQLPPVIDAYIDPATLPGLVIDDEHNNVQFVGKWTKGEGLKGYIGNHYVYHGKGKKAEIHFKFQVDQSGKYEVRLAYGHHKNRATNTPVTIRSSQGTKTVKINQRVKPPLAHGFISLGTFNFEKDQPIAVIMSNSGVDGNVHADAIQILPSE from the coding sequence ATGCGTTTCACAACTCAGTTTCTATACGTACTCGTAGGACTTTCGCTCTGTCTATTCTCATCAAATAGCTTAGCTGACTCGAAACCCACTGAGGGAGTTCTGGTGGAAGCAGAAAGTTTTCAGCAACAGGGAGGCTGGAAACTGGATACGCAGTTTATCCATATCATGGGCTCGCCCTACTTACTGGCACACGGTTTGGGACAACCTGTTGAAGACGCGAAGACGACAGTCCAATTTCCTTCCACAGGAAAGTATCGTCTCTTTGTTCGCACCAAAGACTGGGTCGCTCCCTGGAAAGCACCTGGTACTCCAGGTCGGTTCCAATTACTGGTCGACGGAAAACCAATCAGCGAAACATTTGGAACCAAAAGTCCCACCTGGTTTTGGCATGATGGAGGAACCGTCGAAATCACCAAGCCAGAGGTTGAGCTTACATTACACGACTTAACCGGATTTGCGGGCCGTTGTGATGCAATTCTATTCACAAAAGACCTTTCCTATAATCCACCAAATGACATGGCTCCAATGGACCAGTGGCGCAAAGGAATGTTGGGACTTCCTGATCAACCTGAAAAAACAAAACCGTATGATCTCGTTGTCGTAGGTGGTGGATATGCTGGTATGGGGGCAGCCATCTCTGCCGCACGCATGGGCTGCAAAGTCGCATTGATTCAAAACCGACCTGTACTGGGGGGGAACGGAAGTTCTGAAGTGCGTGTCTGGGCACAGGGCCTGGTACGCCGAGGCAAATATCCTCACATTGGTGAAATCATTGCAGAATTTGCCGACTCAGCGACTGCTTCACCGGGAACCTATGAAGAGTTCGGAGATCAGACCAAAGAGCAAATTGTGAAGGCAGAACCCAATATTGATTTGTTCTTAAATACGCATGCTTACGCTGTCAAAAAAGAGGGCGATAAAATTCGAAGTGTGACGGCATTTAATACCAAGACCGCCAAGCGTACCGAATTTCTCGGCACTCTGTTTGCTGATTGTACCGGTCACGCTGAAATCGGCTTTCTTGCTGGAGCAGACTATTACACTCACGAAAAAGGCCACATGGGCATGAGCAACATGTGGACATGGAAAGAGACAAAAGAATCTCGCCCCTTCCCTAATGTTGAATGGGCATTAAATCTTGATATGGAAGACTTTCCTTATCCGCAGCGATTTCATGGACAATGGTTCTGGGAAAGTGGCTTCGACAAAGATCCGATTAAAGATCTCGAATCAATGCGTGACTGGAATTTCAGAGCCGTCTATGGTGCCTGGAATGCGATGAAAAATAAAGGAGGCAAAGACAAGCATGCCAACGCAGTCTTAACCTGGATGGCATATATTGGAGGGCCGCGTGAATCCCGCATGTTACGTGGTGACGTCATTCTCCGCAGAAAAGATATCGCAAATAAAGTTGCGTTTCCTGATGGCTGCGTTCCCAGCACCTGGTCCATCGATTTACATTACCCCAAAAAACAATATATGAAAAAATATCCGGAGGATCCTTTTATCTCCAAAGCAGTGTTTGACAGAAGTGTTGATCGTAAGCGAGGCTACCCGATCCCTTACCGCTGCTTTTATTCTCGAAATGTTCCCAATCTATTTATGGCCGGCCGTTGTATTAGCGTGACTCATGAAGCACTCGGCACCGTAAGAGTCATGAAGACAGGTGGCATGATGGGTGAAGTCGTAGGAAAGGCGGCTGCGGTCTGTATTGATCAACAATGCAATCCCCGAGCAGTGTATACAGATCATTATAAAGAACTTGAAAAACTATTAGCAAGAAAAGGGATCGAACGGCGCGACACAATTGAAGGAAGTTTTTATATCCGTAAAGATTCCAAGCAACTTCCTCCCGTGATCGACGCTTATATTGATCCGGCAACGCTACCGGGATTGGTCATTGACGATGAACATAATAATGTTCAATTCGTTGGAAAATGGACCAAAGGCGAAGGGCTCAAAGGTTACATTGGTAATCATTACGTTTATCATGGTAAAGGAAAAAAAGCAGAAATCCATTTCAAATTTCAGGTGGATCAATCTGGTAAGTATGAGGTCCGTCTCGCTTATGGCCATCATAAAAATCGTGCCACGAACACACCGGTAACGATTCGCTCATCACAGGGAACGAAAACCGTGAAAATCAACCAACGAGTCAAGCCTCCCTTAGCTCACGGTTTTATATCACTGGGAACATTTAACTTTGAGAAAGACCAGCCGATCGCAGTGATTATGTCAAACAGTGGCGTGGACGGTAATGTGCATGCAGATGCAATTCAAATCCTCCCCAGCGAATAA
- a CDS encoding 4Fe-4S binding protein, which produces MTELPLAAEPPHSARPVSHLKSIALKTYRMSVLVLIVFLIRDYYVRTRVQGKSPIELQEVQSFLPQAHSLKIDHSDRMGLFILDQNQKQIGYAIRTSPIADEIIGYCGPSDTLLVFDETTEKVIGLSIRSSGDTTSHVKDVRNNQYFMNLWKQYSWDELAKLDLQHGEIEGVSGATMTSMGIAHTIAFRVQYSNEKSQIVQPFQFQMKDAILILFCAGAYLITFTRLKHYHWLRNLFKATAFVYLGFLSGDLLAESLFAGWAKYSIPWRQSFGLVVLAVLAIFIPWATRRNLYCQSICPHGTAQEFLGRIVPAKRKWKIRPDVKKALRWIPVLLLVVVLTVIFIDLPIDLAELEAFDAYLLASAGIASILIAIIGLFASLFVPQAYCHYGCPTGTIFDFVRSHGRADRFGKGDYVAMLFLAMALAFNQYAELIKQSLFL; this is translated from the coding sequence ATGACAGAGTTACCGCTAGCTGCCGAGCCTCCTCATTCTGCCCGTCCGGTGAGTCATCTGAAATCAATTGCTTTAAAAACTTATCGCATGTCGGTCTTAGTTCTCATCGTATTCCTGATTCGGGACTATTATGTTCGCACTCGTGTGCAGGGAAAGTCCCCCATCGAACTACAAGAAGTGCAGTCATTTCTCCCACAAGCGCATTCTTTGAAAATAGACCATTCTGATCGTATGGGACTGTTCATTCTGGACCAGAACCAAAAACAGATCGGTTATGCCATTCGGACCTCCCCGATCGCAGATGAGATCATTGGCTACTGTGGCCCTTCGGACACTCTTCTCGTTTTTGACGAGACAACCGAAAAAGTGATTGGTCTATCAATTCGCAGTAGTGGTGATACAACATCGCATGTGAAAGATGTGCGTAATAATCAATACTTCATGAATCTATGGAAACAATATTCATGGGATGAATTAGCGAAACTGGATCTACAGCACGGAGAAATCGAAGGCGTTTCAGGAGCCACCATGACCAGTATGGGAATTGCCCATACCATCGCTTTTCGCGTTCAATATTCCAACGAGAAATCGCAGATCGTTCAACCTTTCCAATTTCAGATGAAAGATGCAATTCTGATTCTTTTTTGTGCAGGAGCATATCTCATCACTTTTACCCGCCTCAAACATTACCACTGGCTTCGAAATCTGTTTAAAGCTACAGCGTTCGTCTATCTTGGGTTTTTGAGTGGTGATCTATTGGCAGAATCACTCTTTGCCGGCTGGGCGAAATATTCGATACCCTGGCGTCAATCTTTCGGTCTCGTCGTCCTGGCGGTGCTTGCAATCTTCATACCTTGGGCAACCCGTCGAAATCTCTACTGTCAAAGTATTTGTCCGCATGGAACTGCGCAAGAGTTTCTAGGAAGAATTGTGCCTGCAAAGCGTAAGTGGAAAATTAGACCGGATGTCAAAAAAGCACTACGCTGGATCCCAGTTTTATTGCTGGTTGTGGTATTAACGGTGATTTTTATAGATCTCCCGATTGATTTGGCTGAATTGGAAGCATTTGATGCTTATCTGCTAGCATCTGCTGGGATTGCTTCGATTTTAATAGCCATCATAGGACTTTTCGCATCATTGTTTGTCCCTCAGGCATACTGCCACTATGGTTGTCCGACTGGAACTATTTTTGATTTTGTCAGATCACATGGAAGAGCAGATCGTTTTGGCAAAGGCGATTATGTTGCCATGCTTTTCCTGGCGATGGCCCTTGCTTTCAATCAGTATGCAGAACTGATCAAACAGTCTTTGTTCCTCTGA
- a CDS encoding PVC-type heme-binding CxxCH protein — translation MKKSLQIALCIISVTIFAAAHGHAQEGQQHLEVKPHDRIVLIGNTFFERMQDAGYFETLLHSRFPEKELVVRNLGWSADELTLRPRSKDFQDHGHNLEDHKADVIIACFGFNESFAGKSGIPKFEADLKKFIDTTLQAKYNGKSHPQLVLFSPIANEDLKRHGLTDCKENNQRIKLYTDSMQKMAKEKNVLFIDLFTPSKKLMKSGDQDFTFNGIHLTDYGYQQLAPIIDEALFGTNNKTGSTVDMKKLRAEVLEKNRQFWYDYRAVNGYYIYGGRKKPFGVVNFPAEFAKLRKMIENRDKRIWAVAQGKTVPHKIDDSQTGEFADIKTNVKDPSSIRITSPQESQKKFELPEGFEINLFASEVDFPELKNPVQFTFDSQGRLWVCTMESYPQYLPGKDVDDKVLIFEDTNGDGRADKQTIFADGLHLPTGIELGDGGAYVAQQPNLVFLKDTDGDGYADHKEIVLHGFDSADSHHAISAFTWGPGGDLYFQEGTFHHTQVETPYGPRRVKNAGVFRYEPRTEKFDIFISYSYANPWGHVFDRWGQNFVADASGGANYFGTAYSGDLDYPRKHAGMKHFLKKQWRPTAGCEFVSSRQFPEEMQGNYLLNNCIGFHGVLQYKMKEDGSGFAADPVEPLVKSTDTNFRPVDLQFGPDGALYLIDWFNPLVGHMQHSIRDPNRDAQHGRIWRVTYSKKPLLKDPEIAKASIPELLDLLKTYEDRVRYRVRRELRIRDTQEVTSAVNKWVATLDPKDKDYQHHLLEALWVHQNLDVVDVQFLKKMLRSPEPRARAAATRVLCYWRDRVNGSLELLRAQVNDEHPRVRLEAIRALSFYHDPQALDIAVESLIHPQDYYLEYTLKETMDTLEKRMSNK, via the coding sequence GTGAAGAAATCCCTACAAATTGCTTTATGCATCATCTCAGTAACCATCTTTGCGGCTGCACATGGCCACGCCCAAGAAGGGCAACAACATCTGGAGGTAAAACCCCATGATCGTATTGTTTTAATTGGAAACACATTTTTCGAACGTATGCAGGATGCAGGGTATTTTGAAACCCTATTACATAGCCGTTTTCCGGAAAAAGAACTAGTTGTGCGTAATCTAGGCTGGTCAGCCGATGAATTGACTCTGCGTCCTCGCTCAAAGGATTTTCAGGATCATGGTCACAACCTGGAAGACCACAAAGCAGACGTGATCATAGCTTGTTTTGGGTTTAACGAATCTTTCGCTGGCAAAAGCGGTATTCCCAAATTCGAAGCCGATTTAAAGAAATTTATCGACACGACGCTTCAAGCGAAATACAACGGAAAATCTCACCCACAACTGGTGCTCTTTTCACCAATTGCAAATGAAGATTTAAAACGTCATGGTTTGACTGACTGCAAAGAAAATAACCAGCGGATCAAGCTTTATACTGACTCGATGCAGAAAATGGCGAAAGAGAAAAATGTTCTGTTTATCGACCTGTTTACTCCGAGTAAAAAGTTAATGAAAAGTGGGGACCAAGATTTCACTTTCAACGGAATCCACTTGACTGACTATGGATATCAACAATTGGCTCCTATCATTGATGAAGCTTTATTTGGAACCAACAATAAAACCGGCTCGACGGTAGACATGAAAAAGCTGAGAGCCGAAGTTCTGGAAAAAAATCGACAGTTCTGGTACGACTATCGAGCCGTCAACGGTTACTACATTTACGGTGGTCGAAAAAAGCCCTTTGGAGTTGTCAACTTCCCGGCAGAATTTGCGAAACTTCGGAAGATGATAGAGAATCGCGATAAACGAATCTGGGCAGTGGCTCAAGGAAAAACCGTTCCTCACAAAATTGACGACAGCCAGACAGGTGAATTTGCTGATATTAAAACCAATGTGAAAGACCCCTCATCGATACGCATCACTTCGCCTCAAGAATCACAGAAGAAATTTGAATTACCGGAAGGATTTGAAATCAACCTGTTTGCTTCAGAAGTTGATTTTCCTGAGCTGAAAAACCCGGTTCAATTTACCTTTGATAGCCAAGGTCGTTTGTGGGTTTGCACAATGGAATCTTACCCACAATATTTGCCCGGTAAAGACGTGGATGATAAGGTTTTAATTTTTGAAGATACGAACGGCGATGGTCGTGCCGACAAGCAGACTATTTTTGCTGATGGCCTGCATTTACCAACGGGAATTGAACTTGGAGACGGGGGCGCGTATGTCGCTCAACAACCCAATTTAGTATTTCTGAAAGATACCGATGGCGATGGTTACGCAGACCACAAAGAAATCGTGCTACATGGCTTTGACTCAGCAGATTCGCACCATGCTATCAGTGCTTTCACTTGGGGTCCTGGCGGAGACTTATACTTTCAGGAAGGGACATTCCATCATACACAAGTAGAAACTCCCTATGGTCCCCGCCGCGTGAAAAATGCAGGTGTCTTTCGTTATGAACCGCGCACAGAAAAATTCGACATCTTCATTTCATACAGCTACGCCAACCCTTGGGGGCATGTCTTTGATCGATGGGGCCAGAACTTTGTGGCTGATGCCTCTGGAGGAGCGAACTATTTTGGTACCGCCTATTCTGGTGACTTGGACTACCCTCGTAAACACGCAGGAATGAAGCATTTCCTTAAAAAACAATGGCGGCCAACTGCAGGATGTGAATTTGTTTCCAGCCGACAGTTTCCAGAAGAAATGCAAGGTAACTATCTCTTAAACAACTGCATCGGATTTCATGGCGTATTGCAGTACAAAATGAAAGAAGATGGATCTGGATTCGCAGCAGATCCTGTGGAACCACTCGTAAAATCTACAGACACCAACTTCAGACCCGTTGATCTGCAATTTGGACCAGATGGTGCACTGTATCTGATTGACTGGTTCAATCCACTGGTAGGTCACATGCAACACTCGATTCGAGACCCCAATCGGGATGCCCAACACGGACGCATCTGGCGCGTGACCTATTCTAAAAAACCTTTATTGAAAGATCCGGAAATTGCGAAGGCATCGATTCCTGAACTGCTCGATCTTTTGAAGACTTATGAAGATCGGGTACGTTATCGCGTTCGCCGTGAATTACGAATCCGCGATACCCAGGAAGTGACCTCAGCAGTCAACAAATGGGTTGCGACTCTTGATCCGAAGGACAAAGATTACCAGCACCATTTACTCGAAGCGTTATGGGTACATCAGAATCTTGATGTTGTCGATGTCCAATTTCTGAAGAAGATGTTACGCTCACCCGAACCACGCGCACGGGCTGCTGCCACGCGTGTCTTGTGTTATTGGCGTGACCGAGTGAATGGCTCTCTAGAATTACTCAGAGCTCAGGTTAATGATGAACACCCCAGAGTCAGACTGGAAGCAATTCGCGCACTGAGCTTTTACCATGATCCTCAAGCACTCGATATCGCTGTCGAATCGTTGATTCATCCTCAGGATTACTACCTTGAATACACTTTAAAAGAGACAATGGATACACTCGAAAAAAGAATGAGTAATAAATAA